ATAGTGCCCGGATAGTAACCCAGTTAATCTCAGGACTACCTGCAGACTGGGTGCGGTGTTGGTAATGCCGCTTTTGGGCATCCCCCAAAATCAAGAAATGGCGATAAATCCGATTCAAGAGTACCAGTGGATCATAAAGAGTCCAAAAGGCATGAATATATTCATCCACAATTTCCGATAAGGGCCGAGTTGGCACAAAGTTCATTAGTCGGAGTTGGTCACCATCGCTGGTGTTGGACAGGAGCCGCTGTTCCTTGTCGAGCCGATGCCACAGTGCGGTGTCGGGCAGGGCTTGCAACATGCCTACCATGGCAGTGGGAATGGTTGTCTGCTCGACAAATTGCACGATACGTTGTCCTGCGCCTTGTCGTTCGCCATCAAAGCCGATGATGAAGCCAGCCATAATGCGTAGACCAGCACGGGCGATCGTCAACACTGATTGACTGAGGGGATCGCGGTTGTTCTGAAACTTCTTCGTAAGGGTAAGGCTATCCGTATCAGGGGTTTCAA
This genomic window from Cyanobacteriota bacterium contains:
- a CDS encoding DUF4070 domain-containing protein — encoded protein: ETPDTDSLTLTKKFQNNRDPLSQSVLTIARAGLRIMAGFIIGFDGERQGAGQRIVQFVEQTTIPTAMVGMLQALPDTALWHRLDKEQRLLSNTSDGDQLRLMNFVPTRPLSEIVDEYIHAFWTLYDPLVLLNRIYRHFLILGDAQKRHYQHRTQSAGSPEINWVTIRALLIVLWRQGFYRKTRWRFWLNLIHLAVQYPAVVTNYLSVCGMGEHFIEYRHTVRRQLEAQLHDYLKQQAELESTQAKAEVAA